In the genome of Pseudodesulfovibrio sp. S3, the window AGCCGCGAGATCGAGGACATCATCGGCCTGGACTGTTCGCACCCGATCATGGTTTCGGCCAAGACCGGCCTGAACGTGCAGGAGGTCCTGGACGCGGTCATTACTTTGCTTCCTGCGCCCAACGGCGACCCGGATGCGCCGCTCAAGGCACTCATCTTCGATTCCTGGTACGACTCGTATCAGGGCGTGGTCGTGCTCTTCCGCATCATCGACGGTACCCTGAAAAAGGGCACCCGCATCAAGATATTCTCCAGCGGCAAGAACTTCGAGGTCACCCGGCTCGGTGCGTTCATGCCCGAGGCCGTGGACATCAAGGAGATGGGGCCGGGCGAGGTCGGGTTTCTGTGCGCCTCCATGAAGGAACTGGGCGATGCGCCCGTTGGCGACACCATCACCAATGCCGAGAGACCGGTGACCCAGCCGTATCCGGGCTTCAAGCCGGTCAAGGCCATGGTCTTCTCCGGCCTGTATCCCATCGAACCAAACGAGTACGAGACCCTGAAGGCGGCGCTGGAAAAGCTCCAGCTCAACGATGCGGCCTTCAGCTACGAGCCGGAGACATCCCAGGCCCTGGGTTTCGGGTTCCGCTGCGGTTTTCTGGGGCTGCTGCATATTGAGATCATTCAGGAACGGCTGGAACGCGAGTTCGAGGCCAAACTGATTACCACGGCTCCGTCGGTCATTTACGAGGTGGTGGGCAATGATGACGTGGCGTTCACCATCGACAACCCGTCCAAGCTGCCCGATCCCAGCAAGATCAAGGCGATCCGTGAGCCGTATGTGCGGCTTGAAGTGCATGTGCCCAACGAGTATGTGGGCGCGGTCCTGGCCCTGTGCGAGGAGAAGCGCGGCATCCAGAAGAACATGGCGTACATCACCTCCAAGCGCGTGGTCATCACCTATGAGATCCCGTTTGCCGAGGTCATGTACGATTTCTTCGACAAGCTCAAATCCTCCACCAAGGGGTATGCGTCTCTCGATTACGAGATCATCGACTATCGCCAGGCCGATCTGGTCCGTCTGGACATCCTGATCAACGGTGATCCTGTGGACGCGTTTTCCAGCATCGTGCACCGCGAGAATTCCGCCCGCATCGGCCGGTCCCTGGCGCTCAAGCTCAAGCGCAGCATCCCGCGCCAGATGTTCGAGGTGGTCATCCAGGCCGCCATCGGCAGCAAGGTCGTGGCCAAGGAACGCAATGCTCCGTTCCGCAAGGACGTCACTGCCAAGTGCTACGGCGGCGACATCTCCCGTAAGCGCAAGTTGCTTGAAAAACAGAAAGAAGGTAAGAAGCGCATGCGTCGCATGGGCAACGTGGAAATCCCGCAGGAAGCATTCCTGTCCGTACTCAAAGCAGACGAAGAATAATCGCCCGCATATATTCCCAAGGAAACTCATGACTCAAAGTTCACTCAAATCGTTCCGCGACACCTTCGAGGCCGTGGTGGTGGCCTTGCTTCTGGCTTTTTTTATCCGCGCCTTCGTGGTCCAGGCCTTCAAGATTCCGTCCGGTTCCATGCTCGACACCCTCCAGATCGGCGACCACCTGCTGGTGACCAAGTTCGCCTATGACATGCGGCTGCCTTCCAACCTCTGGCTCGACACCACGGACGGCAGGGTGTTGATGAAGACCGGCGATCCCGAGCGGGGCGACATCATGGTGTTCAAGTTCCCGGAAGACGAGACCAAGGATTTCATCAAGCGCGTCATCGGCCTGCCCGGCGAGACCCTGGAAGTGCGCAACAAGGTGGTCTACATCAACGGCCAGCCCATTGACGAACCGTATGTCCGGCACACCAAGGCGGACACCCTGCCCATCCGCGACAATTTCGGTCCTGTGGTCATCCCCGAAGGCCGGTACTTCATGATGGGCGACAACCGCGAAGGCTCCTACGACTCCCGCTGGTGGGGTCCGGTCAAACGCCAGAAGATCGTGGGCAAGGCCCTGGTCATCTACTGGTCCTGGGCCTCTGTCACGGATATCAGGTTCAACCGCATAGGCACGATGTTCAACTAGATCGAGTCGAGAAGATTTGCGGCTAAGTATCAATAAACGCGATTCTTATAACGATACGCGCTGGAGGAGGCCTGTATGCCAACAACATCTCTAGCGATTCGAGAATGATCAAAGGATAGTCGAAGCTGGCGAGTGAATTGGCTTGGAGCGCAGACAATTATATGCTCGGTAAATGAACTGGGAGCATGTTGTTCAATCCAAGACGTTTTCCGTAAATATTGAACCCTTTAACGCAAAAACAATTCCTCCAAGTGTAATGCTCGGAGGATTTGATTCAATACTATTATCCGGGGATTATAGATGAAACAATTTATCTTGATTTTAATTTGTCTCTTTGTTGTCGGTTGCACTTCTGCGAAGAAAAAACTGAGTTCAGATTCCATTGTGAAACCTTCAGAACTATCGGACATGAGTGCTTCGGAAGTGGAAAGTGCGCTGGTCAAAGGACACCCTGCAAATTATTTTACACTCGCAGCCAAATTGTTTTCGGAGGGAAAGAAGCAGGAGGGAGTTAAGTGGTTTTATGTAGGACAAATCCGTTACAGGGCTTATTTGCAAGCCAATCCTTCGCTCAAGCCGTCGGAAGACCCTGCTCTGTTCTCCTCTTTAATGTATTCCGTTGGGACACCCTTGAATGAATATATTGGGGGCGACATTGACGAATGGATCGCGACTATTGATGAAGCCGTTCAATGGCACAACAATAATCCCGATTATTTCCTTGATAAAGATAAAAATGAAGAAGTTTATGAATCGGTATTGTCTGGAGTGGAAAAGTTAAAAAAACATATAGTCGACAATCAGGATTCCATTCGGAAGAAACGTGTTGAGAATGGATTGGAAAATCGTTAGGTGGTTGACGTTTTATTTTAATAAAAAAATCTATATAAGTGTCCATGCCATGGTTGCGGCGTTTGCAATAACTGTTGCGGCCGCTAATGCAAGAACAAATCTTCAAGTGTAATGCTCGGGGGGGGCTTGTTCTCGGTGCATGAAACATATAGCCGGGGGAAATATGGGGACACAATATTTATTTTTACTCATAATGTTTGCGCAATGAAAAAGCCGCCCATTTGGGCGGCTTTTTTTGTGATCAGCAGGCTTTCCTGTTTCGTCCCCGCCCTTACCGCTTGATGTCCAGCTCCCGTTTCTTCGTATAGATGAACCGGACCATTTCGTATTCGAAGGGGGAGCCGGTGGAGTGGTAGCTGAAGGCGGTGTTGGCGCGCAGGTTGAGGCCGCGGATGGCCAGGCTCGACAGGTCCAGGAGGGTGGCGTCGTCCATGCCGGCGGATTGGTATATTAATTCCATCTCGATATACAGCAGCAGGATGTCGCCGCCGAAACCGGCGGTGTCGCGCAGGTTGGACGGTCCCATGACGGGCATGACGAAGTACGGGCCGTTGCCCACGCCCCAGTGGCCCAGGGTCTGGCCCACGTCCTCGTGTTGGCGCGGGTAGGATTTGTTGTCAGATGCCAGGTCCATGGTGCCGCCCAGGCCGAAGGTCGTGTTGATCAGGAAACGGGAAAAGGTGATGGCCGCCTTTTTCATCCGAAACTGCAACAGGCAGTTGAAAAAGACCGGCACCTCGTTGATGTTGTTGATGACGTTGTCCACTCCGGTGCGTATCGGCGCGGGAATGACGGCCTTGTACACGTTGGCCGCAGGGTACATGACGTACTTGTCCAGGGTGGCGTTGACCTCGTACAGGTTGCGGTTCATGGGCTCCCACGGATCGTAGACTTCGAGAAAACGCAGTTCAGGAGCGTTCTTCTGAGGCCATCGGTGGACCGAGGTCTTGAATTTTGCAGGTTCCAGGTTCGCCGTCGGGTCGGTCACGTCCACAACCTTGGGGCCGCAGGCCCCGACGAGCATGGCGGCCAGGAGCAGCAAGGGGATGAGGACGCGCCGGGTCATGGTTGGACCTTCCCGATCTTTTCGACCATGGCCTGGACAAAGGCCGGGAACATCAGGTTGCCGCAATGCCCGCCGTGGGGAAAGAGCTGGGCACGGTCGCCAAAGACCTCTTCAAGGAAGCGTACGTCCCCTTGGTCCAGGATGACATCGTCCCGGTTGCCCACGACCATGATCTTGTCCGATTGTTCAAGATAGGGACGGATGGCTTCCAGGCTGCTCTGTCGGACCACTGTGTCGTGGTCCATACCCGGGTCCATGTATTGCAGGAACGGCACAAGGTACTCGTCCAGATAGTTCTCGAAGCTGATGTTGAATGCCTGTTGGGCGTAGGGCATGAGCGGGCTGCTGGTCTTGAGCGGGTAGTCTTGGGGCGGAACCAGGTACTCTGCTTGCAGGCAGACGTCCGAGGTGAAGATCATGGATGCCGAGGACACCCGGAAGGCGGCTCCGATGAGCGTTTTCAGATCCCGTTCATTGAGGTTCATGTTCGTGATCATCTCGTAGAGGAATTCGTCGTCCAGATCGGTGACGTCCGCTTTCAGGTAATATTCGGAGAATCTGTCGATGAATTGTTCGATCTGCTGATGCACCGTGACCTGGCCGAGATTCTCGCTGGTCAGCCAGGAGTCCAGGCGGGTGACGGACCGGTAGAGCGACACGGGCGGGTTGATCATCAGCACTTTCTGGAAATTGAAGGTTTTCTGTTCTTCGTCCATCTGGGCCAGGAAGGCCGAGTGCAGGGCGCCGAGGCTGTACCCGGTCAGGGAATAGCCGGTGACCGTGCATTCCTTTTCGACTTCCTCCTTGACCCAGCGCATGACCCGGTTGAGGTCGGCCACATCAAAGGGCACGTAGCCCGGCACGCCGTGCTCGGAGGCGCTGACAACGAAATTCATGTGGGTCGGAGAAGACAGGGCCACCACATGGAACCCGGCTTCAAAGAAGACCTGGGTCAGGAAGGCCATTTTGGAGGAATTGTGCTCCGCACCGGTGCCGGCGATGACAAAGATCAGCGGGGCAGGGGTGTCTTGCAGGGCCGTGGTGAAGAACATGTCCCGGGTGTAGGAGAAGACCTCAGGTG includes:
- the lepA gene encoding translation elongation factor 4, which translates into the protein MSKIDKIRNFSIIAHIDHGKSTLADRILEITGMVGDRDKKEQYLDKMDLERERGITIKAQTVRIPYTDHDGKKYILNLIDTPGHVDFSYEVSRSLAACEGALLVVDSTQGVEAQTLANVYLALDNDLEVLPVLNKIDLPSAEPERVSREIEDIIGLDCSHPIMVSAKTGLNVQEVLDAVITLLPAPNGDPDAPLKALIFDSWYDSYQGVVVLFRIIDGTLKKGTRIKIFSSGKNFEVTRLGAFMPEAVDIKEMGPGEVGFLCASMKELGDAPVGDTITNAERPVTQPYPGFKPVKAMVFSGLYPIEPNEYETLKAALEKLQLNDAAFSYEPETSQALGFGFRCGFLGLLHIEIIQERLEREFEAKLITTAPSVIYEVVGNDDVAFTIDNPSKLPDPSKIKAIREPYVRLEVHVPNEYVGAVLALCEEKRGIQKNMAYITSKRVVITYEIPFAEVMYDFFDKLKSSTKGYASLDYEIIDYRQADLVRLDILINGDPVDAFSSIVHRENSARIGRSLALKLKRSIPRQMFEVVIQAAIGSKVVAKERNAPFRKDVTAKCYGGDISRKRKLLEKQKEGKKRMRRMGNVEIPQEAFLSVLKADEE
- the lepB gene encoding signal peptidase I, whose product is MTQSSLKSFRDTFEAVVVALLLAFFIRAFVVQAFKIPSGSMLDTLQIGDHLLVTKFAYDMRLPSNLWLDTTDGRVLMKTGDPERGDIMVFKFPEDETKDFIKRVIGLPGETLEVRNKVVYINGQPIDEPYVRHTKADTLPIRDNFGPVVIPEGRYFMMGDNREGSYDSRWWGPVKRQKIVGKALVIYWSWASVTDIRFNRIGTMFN
- a CDS encoding VacJ family lipoprotein — translated: MTRRVLIPLLLLAAMLVGACGPKVVDVTDPTANLEPAKFKTSVHRWPQKNAPELRFLEVYDPWEPMNRNLYEVNATLDKYVMYPAANVYKAVIPAPIRTGVDNVINNINEVPVFFNCLLQFRMKKAAITFSRFLINTTFGLGGTMDLASDNKSYPRQHEDVGQTLGHWGVGNGPYFVMPVMGPSNLRDTAGFGGDILLLYIEMELIYQSAGMDDATLLDLSSLAIRGLNLRANTAFSYHSTGSPFEYEMVRFIYTKKRELDIKR
- a CDS encoding alpha/beta hydrolase; the protein is MRTILAFILTILLLPTVSLAAEEAAYPIENPYKATVYGTPSGISYVFENPVRPEVRAIRIEDRQTPEVFSYTRDMFFTTALQDTPAPLIFVIAGTGAEHNSSKMAFLTQVFFEAGFHVVALSSPTHMNFVVSASEHGVPGYVPFDVADLNRVMRWVKEEVEKECTVTGYSLTGYSLGALHSAFLAQMDEEQKTFNFQKVLMINPPVSLYRSVTRLDSWLTSENLGQVTVHQQIEQFIDRFSEYYLKADVTDLDDEFLYEMITNMNLNERDLKTLIGAAFRVSSASMIFTSDVCLQAEYLVPPQDYPLKTSSPLMPYAQQAFNISFENYLDEYLVPFLQYMDPGMDHDTVVRQSSLEAIRPYLEQSDKIMVVGNRDDVILDQGDVRFLEEVFGDRAQLFPHGGHCGNLMFPAFVQAMVEKIGKVQP